A genomic stretch from Triplophysa dalaica isolate WHDGS20190420 chromosome 4, ASM1584641v1, whole genome shotgun sequence includes:
- the tmprss4b gene encoding transmembrane protease serine 4b: MALKLRRRRELSTLQTEESRARCRIIVITVCCVTVILTTLIVGLYFTVRIVNTKFFYCSGSLWFISIEKACDGKVDCARGKDELNCVSRLRTNGTFPVKLVGDRLVLQVFINEGGWRTVCADNWRTKHTRLTCQQLGFTLSPRSVRVPVKGILIPSLLSAYATVGMDSINTDIQSFLIASDKCVSGSVVSLSCSDCGEVVEEDRIVGGVDTEIEQWPWQVSLQWNHKHMCGGALLSTLWIVSAAHCFTGRTRELSRWTVVMGHSQLENVRGVTVEHVVVHKDYSRQTNDFDIAMLKLTWPVTLKVSTLPVCLPPHQLPVKDMLVVTGWGLLKEKGQVPSVLQKASVPLIDKSECSKPEVYGSTITPRMLCAGFLDGNIDSCQGDSGGPLVYLSSRWQLLGIVSWGVGCAREGKPGVYTDVSQLLDWIYTVIETLNRIKCSQYNVTDTF, encoded by the exons AGACGGGAGCTGAGCACACTGCAGACGGAGGAGAGCAGAGCTCGCTGCAGAATCATTGTTATAACTGTGTGCTGTGTAACGGTCATTCTGACAACCTTGATAGTGGGCTTGTACTTTA CGGTCAGGATTGTGAATACCAAATTTTTCTACTGCTCTGGATCTTTGTGGTTTATTTCAATAGAGAAGGCGTGTGATGGAAAAGTTGACTGTGCACGTGGTAAGGATGAGCTCAACTGTGTATCCAGACTGCGAACAAATGGCACGTTTCCAG TGAAGTTGGTAGGGGACAGGTTGGTCCTGCAGGTGTTCATTAATGAGGGAGGATGGAGAACAGTGTGTGCTGACAATTGGAGGACTAAGCATACACGGTTAACCTGTCAACAACTGGGCTTTACTCT GAGTCCACGAAGTGTTCGGGTCCCGGTGAAGGGTATACTAATTCCAAGCCTTCTGAGCGCATATGCTACAGTTGGCATGGATTCGATAAACACTGACATCCAGAGTTTTCTTATTGCTAG TGATAAATGTGTCTCTGGGTCAGTGGTGTCTTTGTCATGTTCAG ACTGTGGGGAGGTAGTGGAAGAGGACCGCATTGTTGGTGGGGTGGACACAGAAATAGAACAATGGCCGTGGCAGGTCAGTCTTCAATGGAACCATAAGCATATGTGTGGAGGAGCGTTGTTGTCCACACTCTGGATTGTATCCGCAGCTCATTGTTTCACCGG GCGAACAAGAGAGTTGAGTCGATGGACGGTGGTAATGGGTCACTCCCAATTGGAGAATGTGAGGGGCGTCACTGTAGAACATGTTGTCGTGCACAAGGATTACAGCCGCCAAACCAATGACTTTGACATCGCCATGCTTAAACTCACCTGGCCTGTCACGCTCAAGG TATCAACTTTGCCAGTTTGTTTACCACCACACCAGCTGCCTGTGAAGGATATGCTTGTGGTGACTGGATGGGGCTTGCTAAAGGAGAAGG GTCAGGTGCCCTCAGTACTACAGAAAGCTTCAGTGCCACTGATTGACAAATCTGAATGTTCAAAGCCCGAGGTTTATGGTTCCACCATTACTCCCAGAATGCTTTGTGCTGGATTTCTCGATGGGAATATAGATTCATGTCAG GGTGATAGTGGGGGTCCACTTGTGTACCTTTCATCCCGTTGGCAATTATTGGGCATAGTGAGTTGGGGTGTGGGATGTGCGCGTGAGGGAAAACCTGGAGTTTACACTGATGTTAGTCAACTTTTGGACTGGATCTACACTGTAATCGAG ACACTCAACAGAATCAAATGTAGCCAGTACAACGTCACAGACACTTTCTGA
- the scn4bb gene encoding sodium channel, voltage-gated, type IV, beta b — protein MDTKSRGHLRGREDSSERTVCCLLLTLIIGVCCVQALEMSTGKIPFLTAVNGSTVLLPCTYASCIGIKDLYFKWEFNENGTMKMLADAVIPSDHMDPINLIVHQERVKYVGSRKENNISILLWNVTFEDAGAYKCFGKNPKEKFKNHSAIFTLYVVEELIEVDNTLTKIIASCVGGFIAALMAFMLIKNFTLFVLAKIEEKNKECLVTSSGIDNTENVLSGSKSTPKKA, from the exons ATGGATACAAAGAGCAGAGGACATCTAAGAGGAAGAGAAGATTCCTCAGAAAGAACTGTGTGCTGTCTTCTGCTCACACTTATCATTG gtgtgtgttgtgttcaagCTCTGGAGATGTCGACTGGTAAAATACCCTTTTTGACAGCTGTGAATGGCAGTACAGTTCTCCTGCCCTGCACCTATGCCAGCTGTATTGGGATTAAGGATCTGTACTTCAAATGGGAGTTCAATGAAAATGGCACCATGAAGATG TTGGCTGATGCTGTTATTCCATCGGATCACATGGATCCAATTAACTTGATTGTTCACCAAGAGAGGGTGAAATATGTTGGCTCCCGTAAAGAAAATAACATCTCCATCCTGCTGTGGAATGTAACATTCGAGGATGCAGGTGCCTACAAATGCTTTGGCAAAAACCCAAAAGAGAAGTTCAAGAATCACAGTGCCATATTCACTCTATATGTTGTAGAGGAAT taATAGAGGTTGATAACACACTTACCAAAATCATTGCTTCCTGTGTTGGCGGATTCATCGCTGCATTAATGGCCTTCATGCTGATAAAGAACTTCACTCTGTTCGTACTTGCAAAGATTGAGGAAAAAAA TAAGGAGTGCCTTGTCACCTCCTCAGGGATCGATAATACAGAGAACGTTCTTTCTGGCTCCAAATCCACACCAAAGAAAGCATGA